The genomic interval CTACCAAAAACACCCCACCTGGGAAGTCCGCATGATGATCCAGATGACCTGGCTGCATCGCCTACTTTGGGGCGTTCTTTCCCTGGGTGGGCTACTAAATGAGCGGACGATGGCTCCTTTTCTGCAATGGCTCATAGATCGGGGTAAACCCCAACTCGCCCTGGAAGCCGCCCGCATTTTCCTCAACTGCTACAACGTCCAGGGCGTTTACGCTGCCTATGCTGAAATTCAGCAAAAAAATTGATAGGCTCAAGTCAAGTTAGAAAACTAGGACGATGAGCCAAGCTACTTTTCCTACCAACAAAAGAAAGCATTCTGTAGTGGGAGTTACTGGTATTACCGTACAGGGATATAAGTCACTGTATGAAGAACGTAATATCGAAGTTCGCCCACTTACCATTCTTGGAGGCGCAAACAGTTCTGGAAAATCTAGCATCATGCAGCCACTGTTGCTAATGAAGCAAACATTGGAAGCCCTCTATGATCCAGGTGCTTTATTACTCAACGGGCCGAACGTTCAATTTACCTTTGCGGAACAATTTATATCTCAAGCTGGCAATAGGGAAGATAGAAATATTTTCTCAATAGGAATTGAAGCAGATGGACATACTTTTGTTCGTAATGTTTTCGACAAAAGAAATGCTCAAGACATAGAAATAGTAGAAACGACTTATTTGGAAAAGCACAGGAAGATATTTCTTTCGCCTCGAATGTCACAGCAAGAGATTTTAGATTCTCTGCGTGAAGTAGAGATAATAACTCACGATCAAGAATACAATGAGATTGCTGTTAAACTCACAAGATTTGAGCCCCTTCGATGCGAAATCTTGCGTGAACGTTGTTTTCTACAGGTTTACTGTGAAAGAATTACAGAATTTTATGATGAATTTGGAGAGAAACTCAGTAAGTATGCTGAAGATATTTATGACAATCGCCTCCCTATCGATAGAATTGGACATTGCATTCGTGATTTAATTCATGTTCCAGGGCTTAGAAATAATCCTGATCGAGCTTATAAAGTTGCAGCGATAGGGGCTAATTTTCCTGGTAAATTTGAAGAATATGTCGCCAGCTTAGTGAATAATTGGAAGAATTCTAGAGATAGAAGAATCTTGGATCTAGAAGGTAATTTGAGAAGTCTGGGATTAACTAATAGAATTAATACTAATCGGGCCAATGATGTGCAGATTGAATTACTTGTGAATCGTCTATTTACCACTGATGATTCAGAAGACATGGTTAGCCTTGCAGATGTTGGTTTCGGAGTATCACAAATTTTGCCTGTTCTAGTTGCCTTACTCGTGGCTCAAACTGGTCAGCTTGTTTACTTAGAACAACCAGAGATTCATCTTCATCCTCGTGCTCAGGTTGCTTTAGCGCAGATAGTTGCGGATGCGGCAAATCGAGGGGTACGGGTTGTGGTGGAAACTCATAGCGAATTACTGCTTGTAGGAATTCAATCGCTGGTGGCAGAGGGTAAGCTGTCACCTGACAAGGTAAAACTACATTGGTTTACCCGTCGAGAAGATGGGGTGACGGAAGTAAGCAGCGCTGATTTAGACGAGACCGGGGCGTTTGGAGATTGGCCCGAAGATTTTGGAACGATTTCTCTGGATTTGCAAAATCGGTATCTCAGTGCTGCCGAATCCCGTTTGTGGCAACGTTAGATATGGCGGCAAAGGTTTCTCGACGGCTTGTGATTGATGCTTCGGTTGCTCGTTCCTGTGGGGGAGAGGATGCTACTTATCCTACGTCCGTCAACTGTCGTGATTTTTTGCAAGCGGTTCTAGTCATTTGTCATCGAGTGGTGATGACTCCCGATATCCGGGAAGAGTGGGACAATCATCAATCCAAATTTGCCCGTTCCTGGTTACGCAGCATGGTTGCCAAGCGGAAGTTAGAAGCTTTACCCGAAATTCCACTCGACAATGAACTATGGAACAAGGTTGAGCAGTTTGCTGAAACGGATAAAGAACGAGCAGACATGCTCAAAGATTTGCGATTAGTGGAGGCGGCGATCGCAACCGACAAAACCGTCATTTCTTTGGATGAAAACACCGCTCGCAAATTGTTCAGGAAAGCTGCACCTGAGATAGAAGCCCTAAAAATGATTGTCTGGGTCAACCCCGACAAAACAGAAGAGCAACCGATTGAATTGGTTGCATAATGGCGCTGAACCAGAGCTAGCGAGGACGTTGGGGGCTTAAGAAATCATTTGTAGACAACGACAGGGACTCGTTTATAGGCGGGTGTTCCCGATCGCTCCTCAATTTTTGCCTTAAAGATGACATTGACTTCGGGATAGAACATAACGGCACTTCCCTGCCGCACCGCACCAAAGATGACTTCCACATTTTCCAGCTTGCCCGCATCCCCCTGCACCGTTACCCGCTGATGTTCTGCTAAACCGACGCTCTCTGCATCCTGTCGGTGCATCAGAATGCAGTTGCGGTGCGGCATGCCGCGATAATTGTCGCCGATTTTGTATACCACCGTGTTGTGCTGAGAGTAGCTGCGTCCGGTCATCAATGCCACAACCACACCTCTGGCTGATTCAGGAATTTCGAACTCCTGGGGAGTGGGTAGGGTCAACTTGGGTAGCGGTGTCACCATCATGTTGGCTTTGCCAGAGGGAGTCTTAAATTTTGGCTCGGTGAAAATTCTGCCCGAAATGGTGAATTCCTCTTCTGTTTGGTCAATCTCTGCAATCTTTTCGTAACCAGGAATGCATTGGGCAATTAACTGACGAACGTACCGGGTATCTTGCAGTTTGCGCCAATCTACGGGAAAGTCGCCATGAATTCGGTGTGCTAGTTCGGTGAGAAATTCCACTTCCGAAATCAGGTCGGCATGTTTGAGATGAGTTTTGCCTTCACTGTTTAACCGCACAAAGTTGTTGCCCGATTCGACCGTTGTTTTGTGGGGATTTTCAAACCGATTCAGCACGGGAATGATAATTGTGTTGTGTTTAGCCAGCCCGTGGAAATGCCCTAAATTTGGTTTAGTTGCGAGGTAGAGAATGGTTTCAATATTGCCCAACGCCCGTTTTGCCTGAGCCGAATCAGGATTAGCAGCGTAGAGGTTGCCCCCCAGGCACAGCAGCGTATCGACTTTGTTTGCTTCTGCGGCTTCGATTAAATGGCGCGTGTGATAGCCCGGATTCAGGTTCAGCGATCGCCCCAACAATTTTTCCAACGCCGTCCGAATTTCTTCCTTCAGCTTTACAGTCACACCCATCGAGCCAAAACCCTGCACATTCGAGTGTCCCCGCACGGGCATCACACCCGCGCCCAGTTTCCCCACATTACCGGTCAACAAGGCTGTGTTGGCAATGCTGTAGACGTTATCAACCCCATTGGTATGCTGGGTAATTCCCATTGCCCAACCAAAGACGACCCGCTGGGACGTGCCAATGATTTTTGCCGCCGCTTCAATTTCGGGTTGGGAGACGCCACAGGTGGTGGTAATCGTTGCCCAGTCGGTCGATCGCGCCTGTGCGACGATCGCTTCCCATCCTTCCGTATGGGCTTGCAGAAATGGTTGATCGATCAAGTTTTGTTCGATCAGTGCTTTTTGCATGCCAACAAACAGTGCCACATCGCTGCCCGGAATCGGTTGCAGGTAAAGGGATGCAATTTCTGAGCCTGTCAGCAGGGACTTCACTGGAAAAGCGGGAGAGCCGAACTTAACCAATCCAACTTCCATCACGGGATTGATCACAATGATCCTGCCGCCCCGATCGCGCAATTTGATCAACTCATTCATCAAGCGGGGATGGTTGTAGCTGGCATTGGAGCCTGCCAGAACAACGCAATCTGACTGCTTCAAGCTTTCCAGGCTGACGATCGAAGTATTGGTGCCCAATACTTGCTTCAGTCCCACCGTAGAAGGGGCATGGCACAGATCGGAACAATCCGCCAGGTTGTTCGACCCTAAGGTTCGCATCATCAGTTGCAACAGATACGCCGCTTCGTTAGACGATCGCCCGGAACTATAGGATGCCACCCGTTCAGGGGATTTGCGAAAAGCGGTGGTTGCAAGCTCGTAAATCTCTGCCCAGGAAATGCGCTCGTAGTGGAAACTGCCCGCCCGCAGAATGACCGGAAAACTGAGGCGACCCAGGCGATCGGCTTCATAGGAAGTCAGTTGTTGCAGTTCAGCAATGGTGTGTTGATCAAAAAAATGGGTCGGTACGGGGGGTTGCAGCTCGGCAGAAATTGCCTCCACACTTTTCATGCACCGTTGCAATACCTCCCCTTCTTCGTTGGTAAAGCCCCCCTTTTGTCCCCCTGTTCCCCAGGAACAGGACAGGCAGGCACTTTTGTGGAGTAGGGTCTTCCACAGGTTTGGCCCTTCAGGCGACAGCGTATGCTCTGCCCAATATTGAATCACAGGCAAGCCCCCACCCATGTCGGGTGTTTTGTCATTAGTCTCATGGTCGGGGGGAACGGGTTGAACCGTTTGCTGTGGGCGATCAAGTTCCATAGTGCAGCTTGGGTTTACTAATGCCGTTTATTGTAGCGAGTTAAGAAGGAGAAGGCAGAGAACTACATGCAGGCACCCTAGAATTAGGGTATGCCTTCTAAAAAAATAATAAGTAGCAAGGTACGCTTAGTCTTCTGTCTTAAGTTAAGGCGCAAATCTCACACCATGACAGGTTCACGAATCAACAAACCAAACGCTAGAACATTTCCACTGGAGGATCTCATTGATGAAGTCCTTACAGGAGGCGTGCGGATTCCCAAATTTCAAAGACCGTTTCGTTGGCAGTGGGAAGATGTCAAACGGCTCATGGATAGTATTATTCGAGGTTACCCCATTGGGAGTATGCTTCTTTGGGTAAGACCTGCCCAACAAGAGAATCTAAGAATAGGAGCATTACAGATCAATGCTTCTAGCAGAGATGATGCACTCTGGGTTGTTGATGGACAACAACGCTTAACTAGCCTCGCAAATGCACTTCACGATTCTGGAGGGGCTGATCCACGCTTTGCGATCGCATACAACCTTTCACGCAAAGAATTTGTCAAACCAGTTAACGAGCAAATTCATGTTATTGGTCTTCCAACTGTCTTTGATTTACAAAAGCTACTTAAGTGGTTTAGCAAACATTCTGAATCCGCAAAATACTTTGAAGAAGCAACAAGAATTGCCAAAGCAATTCGTGAATATTCAATACCCGCCTATATCGTGAAACAAGAAGACGAAGATGTCCTCAGAGATATCTTTGATCGCATGAATAACTATGGAAAACGGCTCACTCGGGCAGAAGTTTTCTCTGCCTTACATGGAGGTTCAAGAGACGACGGTTCATCACACACCCTGGCTGACATTATTTTGAATATTGGTGCAACTTATCTTTTTGGCGAGATTGATGACGACACAGTTCTAAGAGCGATTTTGGCTCGACGGGGGCCTGATGTTAACCGTGATATTCGTGCAGAGTTTAAGATAGAAGATGTAGAGTCTAGGACAAATCGAGTTTCTCGTGAGTTTCCTAACGAGACGCCTGATCAGGCATATCGTGCGGGTGAACAAGCTCTAGGACGAGCAGTTAAATTTTTACAAAATGAAGCTGGAGTTCCCCATTTTAGTTTTCTTTCCTATCGATATCTTCTTGTTGTCCTGACACGCTTCTTTGCATACTACCCTCAACCTGCTCCACGTAATATTGAGTTGTTAAGACGCTGGTTTTGGCGTGCAGCAATTGTCGGCCCAGAAGTATTTAATGGGCGAACACAAGCTATTCGGGTATTATGCTCAAAAATCATT from Kovacikia minuta CCNUW1 carries:
- a CDS encoding AAA family ATPase, whose product is MSQATFPTNKRKHSVVGVTGITVQGYKSLYEERNIEVRPLTILGGANSSGKSSIMQPLLLMKQTLEALYDPGALLLNGPNVQFTFAEQFISQAGNREDRNIFSIGIEADGHTFVRNVFDKRNAQDIEIVETTYLEKHRKIFLSPRMSQQEILDSLREVEIITHDQEYNEIAVKLTRFEPLRCEILRERCFLQVYCERITEFYDEFGEKLSKYAEDIYDNRLPIDRIGHCIRDLIHVPGLRNNPDRAYKVAAIGANFPGKFEEYVASLVNNWKNSRDRRILDLEGNLRSLGLTNRINTNRANDVQIELLVNRLFTTDDSEDMVSLADVGFGVSQILPVLVALLVAQTGQLVYLEQPEIHLHPRAQVALAQIVADAANRGVRVVVETHSELLLVGIQSLVAEGKLSPDKVKLHWFTRREDGVTEVSSADLDETGAFGDWPEDFGTISLDLQNRYLSAAESRLWQR
- a CDS encoding FdhF/YdeP family oxidoreductase, yielding MELDRPQQTVQPVPPDHETNDKTPDMGGGLPVIQYWAEHTLSPEGPNLWKTLLHKSACLSCSWGTGGQKGGFTNEEGEVLQRCMKSVEAISAELQPPVPTHFFDQHTIAELQQLTSYEADRLGRLSFPVILRAGSFHYERISWAEIYELATTAFRKSPERVASYSSGRSSNEAAYLLQLMMRTLGSNNLADCSDLCHAPSTVGLKQVLGTNTSIVSLESLKQSDCVVLAGSNASYNHPRLMNELIKLRDRGGRIIVINPVMEVGLVKFGSPAFPVKSLLTGSEIASLYLQPIPGSDVALFVGMQKALIEQNLIDQPFLQAHTEGWEAIVAQARSTDWATITTTCGVSQPEIEAAAKIIGTSQRVVFGWAMGITQHTNGVDNVYSIANTALLTGNVGKLGAGVMPVRGHSNVQGFGSMGVTVKLKEEIRTALEKLLGRSLNLNPGYHTRHLIEAAEANKVDTLLCLGGNLYAANPDSAQAKRALGNIETILYLATKPNLGHFHGLAKHNTIIIPVLNRFENPHKTTVESGNNFVRLNSEGKTHLKHADLISEVEFLTELAHRIHGDFPVDWRKLQDTRYVRQLIAQCIPGYEKIAEIDQTEEEFTISGRIFTEPKFKTPSGKANMMVTPLPKLTLPTPQEFEIPESARGVVVALMTGRSYSQHNTVVYKIGDNYRGMPHRNCILMHRQDAESVGLAEHQRVTVQGDAGKLENVEVIFGAVRQGSAVMFYPEVNVIFKAKIEERSGTPAYKRVPVVVYK
- a CDS encoding DUF262 domain-containing protein, with translation MTGSRINKPNARTFPLEDLIDEVLTGGVRIPKFQRPFRWQWEDVKRLMDSIIRGYPIGSMLLWVRPAQQENLRIGALQINASSRDDALWVVDGQQRLTSLANALHDSGGADPRFAIAYNLSRKEFVKPVNEQIHVIGLPTVFDLQKLLKWFSKHSESAKYFEEATRIAKAIREYSIPAYIVKQEDEDVLRDIFDRMNNYGKRLTRAEVFSALHGGSRDDGSSHTLADIILNIGATYLFGEIDDDTVLRAILARRGPDVNRDIRAEFKIEDVESRTNRVSREFPNETPDQAYRAGEQALGRAVKFLQNEAGVPHFSFLSYRYLLVVLTRFFAYYPQPAPRNIELLRRWFWRAAIVGPEVFNGRTQAIRVLCSKIISNNEVQSVQSLLKAISEYPLKLPNLQSFKTQAASTRILLCAMWSQRPRSFLTGEPYLQDELGRSLEGKRTAKDIVATIRPKDLTPTANRFIFLEEDSVEYARDIFQQRPETMAESTWLELLISHAVDADMRMSLIEENTVNFLKLREAYLSKLTADFLSSMTETSFEDTPPLSSLIIDEDDEDDAEEFNEEDLVDDRD